In Catenulispora sp. GP43, the DNA window GCCCGAGCCCGACGGCCGCGGCGTGGCCGAGGCGCTGGCCTTCGCGCTGGAGGACGCCGACCTGTCGGCCGGCGACGTCAAGCACCTGAACGCGCACGCCACCAGCACCCCGCGCGGCGACCTGGCCGAGATCATGGCCTTCCGCAAGATCCTGGGCTCGGCCGCCGAGGACGTCGCCATCTCGGCCACCAAGTCGATGCACGGGCACCTGCTCGGCGGCACCGGCGCCATCGAGTCGGTGGCCACGGTCCTGGCCCTGCACCACCGCCAGGCCCCGCCGACGATCAACATCGAGACCCTGGACCCCGAGGTCACCCTGGACATCGTCCGCGACAAGCCGCGGGCGCTGCCCGAGGGCCAGATCGCGGCGCTCAACGACTCCTTCGGGTTCGGCGGGCACAACGTGGTCGTGGCCTTCCGGTCCGTCTGAGAACGGCAGGCACAACGATGTCAGTGACACAGACAACGGCGGCGCCGGCCATTCCGGCGCCTGCCAAGCCCTCCCGGGCGGACGACCCCCGCAACCCGGTCACCCGCCTGGAGCGGCTGTTCGACGCCGGCACCACGGAGCTCCTGACACCGGTCGACGACTCCGGCTTCCTGGCCGCGGCGGGCCTGATCGACGGGGTCCGCACCGTCGCCTACGCCTCGGACGCGACCATCCAGGCCGGAGCCATGGGCGCCACCGGCTGCCAGGTCATCCTGACCGCCTACGAGCACGCCCTGGCCGCCGGCAGCCCGATCGTCGCGCTCTTCCACTCCTCCGGGGCCCGGCTGCAGGAGGGCGTGGCCTCGCTGCACGCGGTGGGCCAGGTCTTCGCGGCCATGACCCGGGCCAGCGGCAAGATCCCGCAGATCTCCGTGGTCCTGGGACCGGCGGCCGGCGGCGCGGCCTACGGCCCGGCGCTGACCGACATCGTGATCCTGGGCCCGGCCGGCCGCATCTTCGTCACCGGCCCGGACGTGGTCCGCTCGGTCACCGGCGAGGACGTGGACGCGCTGCGCCTGGGCGGCCCCGAGCCGCACGGCCGGCGCTCCGGCGTGGTGCACGTGGTGGCCGACACCGACGACGCGGCGTACTCCAGCGCCCGCAAGCTGGCCGCGCTGCTGGGCGACCAGGGCACCCTGGACGTCGCGGCGGTCGAGGACCGCGACCTGGCGCACCTGCTCCCGGCCTCCCCGAAGCGCGCCTACGACGTCCACCCGCTGGTGAACGCGGTCTTCGACAAGGCCGGCGTGGAGCTGCACCCGAAGTGGGCGCCGAACGTGGTGACGGCCCTGGGGCGCTTCGGCGGCCGCACGGTCGGCGTCATCGCGAACAACCCGCTGCGCCTGGGCGGCTGCCTGGACTCGGCCTCGGCGGAGAAGGCGGCACGCTTCGTCCGCATGTGCGACGCCTTCGGCGTCCCGCTGATCGTCCTGGTGGACGTCCCGGGCTACCTGCCCGGCGTCGGCCAGGAGTGGGACGGCGTGGTCCGCCGCGGCGCCAAGCTCCTGCACGCCTTCGCCGAGTGCGTGGTCCCGCGCGTCACCCTGGTGACCCGCAAGACCTACGGCGGCGCCTACATCGCGATGAACTCCCGCGCCCTGGGCGCCACCAAGGTCTACGCCTGGCCCACCGCCGAAGTCGCGGTCATGGGCGCGGTGGCCGCGGTCCGCATCATCCACCGCCGCAAACTCGCCGAGGTCAGCGACGACATCAGGGCCCAGATGGAGCAGGAACTCGCCGCGGAGCACGAACTGGTCTCCGGCGGCGTCCAGCGCGCCATCGAGATCGGCGTGGTCGACGAGGTCGTGGAACCGGGCGCTTCGCGCAGCGCGATCGCGGCGGCCATCGCCGCGGCGCCGGGCGGGCTCGGCGGGGGTGTGCTGGTGCGCGGGCAGCATGGGAACATCCCGCTGTAGCTGTTGTAGGGTCAGCCCTCGGCTTCGCGCTCTCGCGCTGGTCGAGGGCTGATTCGTTTCGGGGGTGTTTGTGGGGGGACAGCCGGACGCCATCAGGATCGACTCCGCGCGCGGGATCCTGATGAGTGCGCGTGGCGCGGTCAACGACAAAACGGTGAACGCCGCGCGGATCATGGCGCAGGCCTTTCCGGACTCGTACACGACGCAGCTGGTCGAAAAGCTCCTGCGCCATTCCCATTTCTTCCGCGACCACCCCGATCTCCAGCTGCCGCTCCTGGAAGAGGCCGTGGACGCCGCCCGGCGGATCAAGGAGACCGAGCCCACGTGGCCCGGATTGGTGATCAACGCCATCAGTCGCCACGCCGCGTGGCTCCAGGCCCAGGGCCGGTGGCCCGAGGCCATGGACGTCTTCGCAGAGCTGGAACGCTATCGCGGCCTGCAGTCGAGACTGGAGCGGCATCCAGGCTCCCGAATCGACACCGACCTGGACGGGTGGGCCACGGCCCTGGAGGAATCGGGGCGGCGCGCGGAAGCCGTCGAGCTCTGGTACGAGGCGTTCGAGTTCGAGCGGACGCTGAGCTATTCGGCGGGCCTGCCCTGGACGGTCCTCGCTCTGACAGACGCACTCGAAGCGCTGGGACGCTTCGACGAGGCGGTGGCGGTCTTCTCCGTGCTTCTCGAAAGCAGGTCCGAGCGCCGCCCGGACCCGTGCGGTCTGGTCCATCTGGCCCGCATCCACCAGGTTGCGGGGAACCATGACGCCCGGATCGCCACGATGCACCAAGCCGCCGCGGCTCTCTCAAACCTGCCGGAGCACGGCGATGACGGGCGGGTTCTGTCGTTCCGAGGTTTCTACTTCAAGCACTTCCTCGTCTGCTCGACCCGAGCCGACGAGCCACAGCGCAGTACCGGCGAGCCCGACCACTCCTACGGCAGCTACTGGTGGTCACCCGGTCTGCGTCTCCGCTTCCATGCCGAAGCCGAGCGTCTCCTCGCCGAGGCCTCCGCGCTGCCCCACGGTCCGGATCGCGTGATCCGCCATCGCCGTGCCCTGGTCAGGCTCGCCTCCGCGCTCATGGAGTACCGCACCCGCCACCGCCTGGCAGAACCCTTCGACGAAGGTGTGTACCTCGCCGAGCAGGCCGCGCGAGGCGGATCAGAGGCCGCCCCGGAACTGCTGGCCCGCGCCTTGCTGGACCGCGCGCAGTACCGGGCGACCTGTCAGGATTTCGCAGGGGCCACCGCCGACTTCGGGGCGGCCCTGGACCTCGTCGAGCGGTGAGGCTCACCCCACGCAGGGCCCGTCGCACTTCACCGGGAACGTCTTCACATGCTCCAGCAACGCGTCGAGCTCACACGTAGCCAGGCAGATCCCCTGATCCCCGCTCCCGTAATACAAGTGCACCACCCCGTCGATGACGAGCGCGCCGGCGGGGAACGTCACCCGGTTCACGATCCCGGTCAGCTCCGACTCGGTCTGCGGCGTCAGGAGCGGGGCGGGCGTGCGCGCGATCACCTTCCAGGGCTCTGCCAGGTCCAGCAGCGCTGCGCTGATCTGCCACTCCGGCTCCTCCTCGCTGTCGGAGTTGCAGTAGAAGAACAGCCAGCCGTCCTCGGTGCGGATCGGCGGGGCGCCGAGTTCCGGGCCGCGGCGGACGCGCTTCTTCACCAGTTCGGCGCGGTCGCCGGGGATCAGGACCGCCGAGGTGTCGTAGTCGCCGACCGCGGCGGCGACGTGACCGGGCGGCGGGTTCTTCACCGCGTCCAGGTCGTCGAAGACCGTGTGCAGGATCGCCGCGCCGGGGGTGTCGGAGCACCAGGTGAAGTACCAGACGTACTTGCCGTCGATCGGCTCGGGCAGCAGTGTCGCGGCCTTCGACGGCGCCCCCTGCGGGCCGACGACGCCGTGCTTGGTGACGGTCTCGGCGCGCAGGTCGGGCGTGGTCGCCAGAGCGATGCGGACCTTGATGTCCGGCGGCGTGCCCTCGACGGCGGTGTAGTAGATGTAGTACTCGCCGTCGAGGAACACCACGCGCGGGTCCTCGCAGCCCAGGCCCTGCTCGTAGGGCTGGTCCGGGGCGATCAGCGGCTCAGGGCGGCGCACGAAGGTCACGCCGTCGGTGCTGTCGGCGATGCCGATGGAGGACACGTACTCCCCCGCCGTACTGAAGCTCACTCCGTTGGTGGCGCGGTACAGCATGTGGATGACACCGTCCGCGCCTCGGACGACCGTGCCGTTGAGCACCGAGCCGGCCTCCCAGGGCTGGTCGGGGTTGCGGCGCAGGATCGGGTTGGCGGGATGCCGCTTCATCAACATGCAGTCATCCTGCCGTAGAAGCTAGCCCTCAAGCAGGACCCTGCCATAGTTCGCCATCGACCGGTTGTAGCGCGGCAGGTGCTTGGCCAGGGCGACCAGCACCAGCGACAGCCCCTCGCGGTCGCGGCCGAGGGTCGACAGGCACAGCGCGATCGTGCAGTCCAGCGCGTCAGACAGGTGGTCCTCGCCGCCGGTCTCCTTCTCATCGAGCAGCGTCGCCAGCGCGTCCTCGACCCGCCCGATGTTCCGCAGCGAGCTCGACATCTGGATGACGGCCCGCCGCCGGTTCTCCCCGGTCAATCCGCCGATCTTCAGTGCCTCGGCATACATCGGCACGGCGAGATCCGAGTGGCCCCAGCTGTCGCGCGCGGATCCCCGGTGGAAGATCGCGTCGGCGTCGCCCTCGGGCAGCTCGGCGGCCAGCGCGTCGACCTCGGCGAGGAACTTCTCCTCGTCGTAGTCGTCGATCGCGGCGAACAGGGCGGCGACACGGCGGTTGACGTCGGCCTTCAGGTCGGCGGTCATGGGAATTCCCCTCCAGGTGAGAATGATCTGCCTTGCGGGGAAGATCTTGCCGAGACGCTACGATCATCGAAAGTCTTTCGGCCACCGCCGAAGGACTCAGCGTCCCCGGAAGGCCCCCAGATGGCCATCAGCCTCGGCTTCGGCCCCGCCGACCTGGCCCGATGCCGGTTCGCGGTCTCGCCGGCCTTCGAGACCCTGTCCGCGATCCGCGACGCGACCGGCTCCCAGGGCCCCGGCGCGCACGCCCGCTGGCTGGACAGCGTCCGCGCGGCGCTGCCCGGCCTCGGCCTGGAGCCGATCGTCCTGCTCCAGCCCCGCCGCGGCTACACCCCCGACTTCCTCGCGCCGCCGCCGACCGCCCCGGTCGGCGACTTCGACGCCGAGCTGACCCGGATCGCCGCCACCCCGGCGCCGGTCGTGCGCCGCGAGATCGAGCTGGCGCTCCGCTACACCCCCGGCGGCCGCGACACCCCGGCCGGCCGGCTGCTGCTCGGCGACCCCGCCGAGGTCCTCAGCCTGCTGACGCAGCTGATCCGGGGCGCCTGGGACGCGCTGGTCGCCCCGCGCTGGCCGCGGATCCGGGCCCTGCTGGAGGCCGACGTCGCCCACCAGAGCCGCCGCCTGGCCGCCGGCGGCCTGGACGCCCTTTTCGCCGACCTGCACCCGACCGTGCACTGGACCGGCGACACCCTGATCCGCGACCCGGGGGGCGACGAGCACCACGACCTCGACGGCCGCGGCCTGATCCTGATGCCCAGCGTGTTCAAGTGGGACGAGGTCGTCGTCATCACCGATGCCCCCTGGCAGCCGACCCTCATCTACCCGGCGCGCGGCCTGGGCAACGCCTTCGAGCCCCGGCGCGGCACCACGGCGGCGGCCCTGACCAAGCTGGTCGGCCGCACCCGCGCGCACCTGCTCACCGGCCTGGAGGAACCGGAGTCCACCAGCCGCCTGGCGCACCGGCACGCGCTCGCCCTCGGCACCGTCTCGGAGCACCTGTCGGTGCTGCGCGAGGCGGGCATGGTCGTCGGCGAGCGGCACCGGCACGAGATCCGGTACCGGCGCACCGACCTGGGCGACCGGGTGGTGCGGGGGCACTAACGGCGACGGCTTCCCCCGACAGCCGGAGGTCTGCCAAGGCATAGCCTCGCGCCAGCAATCGCTCGTAGAACCCGGCGACTCCAGCGTGCCGAGGCAACCCGGCACTACAGCTTTCTTGCGGCATTTCTCGCGGCAGTTTTCACCAGCCGCCGGCTGCCAGCTCCCGGGTGACCTCCAGGAAAGCCGCCAGCGCCAGCGCCGGCTCGCCGCCGCCCCACACCACCCCGACCCGCCATCGTGCCGCCTCGTGGTCGATCGGCACCCAGCGGATCCGCTCGGGCGCCACCACGACCGGCGCCCGGGCCGACACCAGCGCGACTCCGACGCCCGCCGCGACCAGCGCCATCACCGTCTGCAGGTCGTTCGCCCGCTGCAACACCCGCGGCTTGATCCCCTCGGCGGCCAGATAGCACTGGACCTGGTCGACGAACCCGGGGCCCTTGGTCTGCACCAGCTCGACCATGCCGTACCGCTTGATCAGCTCCCGCACTCCCGGCTCGGTGTCGACGGTGCCCGGGACGGCCAGCATCAGCCGGTCGGCGCCGAGTTCGAGCACGGACAGGTCCGGCTCCACCGGCAGCCGCACGAACCCGGCGTCCAACTGCCCGCGCCGCAGCCGCTCCAGCTGGATCGCGGTGGCCATGTCGTCCAGCGTCACGCCGACGTCCGGGTGCCGGCGCCGGAACTCGGCGACCGCCCGGGGCGCGATGTCGATCGTCGACAGCCCGAAGCCCAGCGCCAGCCGTCCGGCGCCGCCCGCGGTCAGGCGCTTGGCCCGCAGCTCGAAGGCGTCCAGGCGCTCCACGGCCTCGCGCGCGTCGGGCAGCAGGGTCCGGCCCAGCGGCGTGAGCCGGGCGCCCAGGCGTCCGCGCCGGAACACCGCGCCGCCGATCCGCGCCTCCAGGGCCTGGATCTGCTTGGTCAGCGCCGGCTGGGTGACGGCCAGGGCCCGGGCCGCCGCGCCGAACGTGCCGTGGTCGGCGACCGCGACGAATGCCCGCACCAGCCGGTCTTCCATTCCCTCAGCTTATCGACAGCGCCTCGACATTCATTGGACTCATCGAACAGGCGGCGCTTGCATGGACCGCATGATGCTTCGCGCCGCCACCGTCCAGTTCGAGCCGCGTCCCGGCGCCAAGGAGTACAACCTGGCCCGGATCGAGCACTTCGCCCGGGCCGCCGCGGCCGACGCGGTCCAGCTCGTGGCGTTCCCGGAGATGGCCCTGCTGGGCTACTGGCACCTGACCAAGCGCGACGCCGCCTACCTGCACTCAGTCGCCGAGCCCGACGACGGCCCGGCAGTCGCCCGGATCAGCGCCCTGGCCGCCGAGCTGCACCTGGGCATCGGCTTCGGGCTGCTCACCGAGCGCGACGGCTGGCTGTTCAACGCCTACGCCGTCTGCCTGCCGGACGGCACCGTGCACCTGCACCGCAAGCTGCACGCCTTCGAGCACGAGACGATCTCCTCCGGCGGCCGCTACACGGTGTTCGACACGCCGTGGGACGTCCGGGTCGGGGTCCTGATCTGCTACGACAACAACCTGGTCGAGAACGTCCGCGCCACCGCGCTGCTCGGCGCGCAGATCCTGCTGGCCCCGCACCAGACCGGCGGCACGAACTCGGTGAGCCCGCACGGCATGAAGCCCATCCCGCTGAGCGTCTGGGAGAACCGGCACGCCGACCCGGCCGCCGTCCAGGACGCCTTCCGCGGCCCGAACGGCCGGGAGTGGCTGCTGCGCTGGCTGCCGTCCCGGGCCCACGACAACGGCCTGTTCGTGGTCTTCAGCAACGGAGTGGGCCGGGACGACGACGAGGTCCGCACCGGCAACGCGATGATCATCGACCCCTACGGCCGGATCCTGGCCGAGTCCTGGGCCACCGCCGACGCCATGGTCACCGCCGACCTGGACCTGGACCTGGTCCCGGACGCGACCGGCCGGCGCTGG includes these proteins:
- a CDS encoding tetratricopeptide repeat protein; translation: MTADLKADVNRRVAALFAAIDDYDEEKFLAEVDALAAELPEGDADAIFHRGSARDSWGHSDLAVPMYAEALKIGGLTGENRRRAVIQMSSSLRNIGRVEDALATLLDEKETGGEDHLSDALDCTIALCLSTLGRDREGLSLVLVALAKHLPRYNRSMANYGRVLLEG
- a CDS encoding DUF5937 family protein; translated protein: MAISLGFGPADLARCRFAVSPAFETLSAIRDATGSQGPGAHARWLDSVRAALPGLGLEPIVLLQPRRGYTPDFLAPPPTAPVGDFDAELTRIAATPAPVVRREIELALRYTPGGRDTPAGRLLLGDPAEVLSLLTQLIRGAWDALVAPRWPRIRALLEADVAHQSRRLAAGGLDALFADLHPTVHWTGDTLIRDPGGDEHHDLDGRGLILMPSVFKWDEVVVITDAPWQPTLIYPARGLGNAFEPRRGTTAAALTKLVGRTRAHLLTGLEEPESTSRLAHRHALALGTVSEHLSVLREAGMVVGERHRHEIRYRRTDLGDRVVRGH
- a CDS encoding nitrilase family protein, with protein sequence MDRMMLRAATVQFEPRPGAKEYNLARIEHFARAAAADAVQLVAFPEMALLGYWHLTKRDAAYLHSVAEPDDGPAVARISALAAELHLGIGFGLLTERDGWLFNAYAVCLPDGTVHLHRKLHAFEHETISSGGRYTVFDTPWDVRVGVLICYDNNLVENVRATALLGAQILLAPHQTGGTNSVSPHGMKPIPLSVWENRHADPAAVQDAFRGPNGREWLLRWLPSRAHDNGLFVVFSNGVGRDDDEVRTGNAMIIDPYGRILAESWATADAMVTADLDLDLVPDATGRRWLRARRPELYRPLTAEYGNEVDARTARFS
- a CDS encoding acyl-CoA carboxylase subunit beta gives rise to the protein MSVTQTTAAPAIPAPAKPSRADDPRNPVTRLERLFDAGTTELLTPVDDSGFLAAAGLIDGVRTVAYASDATIQAGAMGATGCQVILTAYEHALAAGSPIVALFHSSGARLQEGVASLHAVGQVFAAMTRASGKIPQISVVLGPAAGGAAYGPALTDIVILGPAGRIFVTGPDVVRSVTGEDVDALRLGGPEPHGRRSGVVHVVADTDDAAYSSARKLAALLGDQGTLDVAAVEDRDLAHLLPASPKRAYDVHPLVNAVFDKAGVELHPKWAPNVVTALGRFGGRTVGVIANNPLRLGGCLDSASAEKAARFVRMCDAFGVPLIVLVDVPGYLPGVGQEWDGVVRRGAKLLHAFAECVVPRVTLVTRKTYGGAYIAMNSRALGATKVYAWPTAEVAVMGAVAAVRIIHRRKLAEVSDDIRAQMEQELAAEHELVSGGVQRAIEIGVVDEVVEPGASRSAIAAAIAAAPGGLGGGVLVRGQHGNIPL
- a CDS encoding LysR family transcriptional regulator, which codes for MEDRLVRAFVAVADHGTFGAAARALAVTQPALTKQIQALEARIGGAVFRRGRLGARLTPLGRTLLPDAREAVERLDAFELRAKRLTAGGAGRLALGFGLSTIDIAPRAVAEFRRRHPDVGVTLDDMATAIQLERLRRGQLDAGFVRLPVEPDLSVLELGADRLMLAVPGTVDTEPGVRELIKRYGMVELVQTKGPGFVDQVQCYLAAEGIKPRVLQRANDLQTVMALVAAGVGVALVSARAPVVVAPERIRWVPIDHEAARWRVGVVWGGGEPALALAAFLEVTRELAAGGW